Within the Candidatus Dependentiae bacterium genome, the region CTTCCAAAAGTACGTGATTTCCAAGGCTTGCCAATAAAATTGGATGGTCGTGGAAGTTATAACCTTGGTATCAAAGACTGGAGTATTTTTCCAGAGGCTGATACTAACGCTGAAAAAACATTTGGTTTAAATGTCACGATACAGACAACGGTAATTAATGATACTCATGCTTTTGAGCTTCTTAAAAGTTTTGGTATGCCGTTCCGTAAAGCAGTCGTAAGGTAAAAAATGGCAAGAAAAGCGTTAATTGAAAAAGCAAACAAAACTCCTAAGTTTGCAGTAAGGCATCGTAACAGATGTAAATTATGCGGACGACCACGTGGATTTATCGGAATATTCCAAATGTGTCGACTCTGCTTTAGAGAACTTGCATCCCGTGGGGCATTGCCAGGCGTAAAAAAAACAAGTTGGTAATTTCAAAGGATCTTAATGTCAGTTGATACAATAGGTGATTTCCTAACGATAAT harbors:
- a CDS encoding type Z 30S ribosomal protein S14 translates to MARKALIEKANKTPKFAVRHRNRCKLCGRPRGFIGIFQMCRLCFRELASRGALPGVKKTSW